The proteins below are encoded in one region of Podarcis raffonei isolate rPodRaf1 chromosome 6, rPodRaf1.pri, whole genome shotgun sequence:
- the INKA2 gene encoding PAK4-inhibitor INKA2 isoform X2: MKEVGDGLHEQMNCMMGALQELKLLQVQTALEQLEISSNPSQVPGIGQHQYCQNNKEAPRARCEASRQGEKLLERSYLQGCSSSAFSCSTQGSQSTSPLHRITLPDSSHGYMASSLNSISSEDYYHASGHSSTVSTAEYHSPRTFESSSEHMTRSWFSQDTNSWSESRLGCRECQFSDETNDWTSSLMSQSRNRQPLILGDNIFADLVGNWLDLPEIDKKVEKNETTLSSSRSQEFCRKFSLTANIFKKFLRSVRPDRDRLLKEKPCWLPTEDKEAEILKRPKKASKQKGTFYFPVHGNLANSHDKAERCQKKETGKAKAKHCTKKIHNTIEHTQSGFDFNTAVWV, translated from the coding sequence ATGAAGGAGGTTGGGGACGGGCTACATGAACAGATGAACTGCATGATGGGTGCTCTGCAGGAGCTGAAACTCCTCCAGGTCCAGACAGCTTTGGAACAGCTGGAGATCTCAAGCAATCCAAGCCAGGTTCCTGGAATCGGCCAGCACCAATATTGTCAAAACAATAAGGAGGCACCAAGGGCAAGGTGTGAAGCCAGCAGACAGGGCGAGAAGCTGCTGGAAAGAAGCTACTTGCAGGGCTGCAGTTCCTCAGCCTTTTCGTGCTCTACTCAGGGGTCACAATCCACCAGCCCGCTTCACCGCATTACTTTGCCAGACAGTAGCCATGGATACATGGCTTCTTCCCTTAACAGCATAAGCAGTGAGGACTACTATCATGCGAGCGGACATTCATCCACAGTGAGCACGGCAGAGTACCATTCTCCGAGGACGTTTGAGTCGTCCAGTGAGCACATGACGAGAAGCTGGTTTTCCCAAGACACAAACAGCTGGTCCGAGAGCAGATTGGGGTGCAGGGAATGTCAGTTCTCTGATGAGACTAACGACTGGACTTCCTCGCTGATGTCTCAGAGCAGGAATCGACAGCCTCTCATCTTGGGCGACAACATCTTTGCTGATTTGGTTGGAAACTGGTTGGATTTGCCTGAGATAGACAAAAAGGTGGAGAAGAACGAGACAACCCTGTCAAGCAGCAGGTCCCAGGAGTTTTGCAGGAAGTTTTCCCTCACAGCCAATATCTTTAAGAAGTTCTTAAGGAGCGTCCGGCCAGATCGAGACAGGTTGCTGAAGGAGAAGCCTTGCTGGCTGCCGACAGAAGATAAAGAGGCCGAAATCTTAAAGAGGCCCAAAAAGGCAAGCAAACAGAAGGGGACCTTTTACTTCCCGGTCCATGGGAACCTAGCAAACTCACACGACAAAGCAGAAAGGTGCCAAAAGAAGGAAACAGGCAAGGCCAAGGCCAAACATTGCACCAAGAAGATCCACAACACAATAGAACACACTCAGTCAGGGTTTGATTTTAACACAGCTGTATGGGTCTGA
- the INKA2 gene encoding PAK4-inhibitor INKA2 isoform X1 gives MDLDVRMEKKNMDHYLRRLKQELLSMKEVGDGLHEQMNCMMGALQELKLLQVQTALEQLEISSNPSQVPGIGQHQYCQNNKEAPRARCEASRQGEKLLERSYLQGCSSSAFSCSTQGSQSTSPLHRITLPDSSHGYMASSLNSISSEDYYHASGHSSTVSTAEYHSPRTFESSSEHMTRSWFSQDTNSWSESRLGCRECQFSDETNDWTSSLMSQSRNRQPLILGDNIFADLVGNWLDLPEIDKKVEKNETTLSSSRSQEFCRKFSLTANIFKKFLRSVRPDRDRLLKEKPCWLPTEDKEAEILKRPKKASKQKGTFYFPVHGNLANSHDKAERCQKKETGKAKAKHCTKKIHNTIEHTQSGFDFNTAVWV, from the coding sequence CTTTCCATGAAGGAGGTTGGGGACGGGCTACATGAACAGATGAACTGCATGATGGGTGCTCTGCAGGAGCTGAAACTCCTCCAGGTCCAGACAGCTTTGGAACAGCTGGAGATCTCAAGCAATCCAAGCCAGGTTCCTGGAATCGGCCAGCACCAATATTGTCAAAACAATAAGGAGGCACCAAGGGCAAGGTGTGAAGCCAGCAGACAGGGCGAGAAGCTGCTGGAAAGAAGCTACTTGCAGGGCTGCAGTTCCTCAGCCTTTTCGTGCTCTACTCAGGGGTCACAATCCACCAGCCCGCTTCACCGCATTACTTTGCCAGACAGTAGCCATGGATACATGGCTTCTTCCCTTAACAGCATAAGCAGTGAGGACTACTATCATGCGAGCGGACATTCATCCACAGTGAGCACGGCAGAGTACCATTCTCCGAGGACGTTTGAGTCGTCCAGTGAGCACATGACGAGAAGCTGGTTTTCCCAAGACACAAACAGCTGGTCCGAGAGCAGATTGGGGTGCAGGGAATGTCAGTTCTCTGATGAGACTAACGACTGGACTTCCTCGCTGATGTCTCAGAGCAGGAATCGACAGCCTCTCATCTTGGGCGACAACATCTTTGCTGATTTGGTTGGAAACTGGTTGGATTTGCCTGAGATAGACAAAAAGGTGGAGAAGAACGAGACAACCCTGTCAAGCAGCAGGTCCCAGGAGTTTTGCAGGAAGTTTTCCCTCACAGCCAATATCTTTAAGAAGTTCTTAAGGAGCGTCCGGCCAGATCGAGACAGGTTGCTGAAGGAGAAGCCTTGCTGGCTGCCGACAGAAGATAAAGAGGCCGAAATCTTAAAGAGGCCCAAAAAGGCAAGCAAACAGAAGGGGACCTTTTACTTCCCGGTCCATGGGAACCTAGCAAACTCACACGACAAAGCAGAAAGGTGCCAAAAGAAGGAAACAGGCAAGGCCAAGGCCAAACATTGCACCAAGAAGATCCACAACACAATAGAACACACTCAGTCAGGGTTTGATTTTAACACAGCTGTATGGGTCTGA